A window of Paenibacillus sp. 19GGS1-52 contains these coding sequences:
- a CDS encoding AAA family ATPase, whose protein sequence is MYGFYIKELRITGPGKEDAVLILEKGFNVINGPSNTGKSYIFKCIDYMFGADMLREIKESKGYENIFLEIRDFKDDTPITILRYMNKKSILYTFSDIGNFYNTKQHKLKEDHDPNGDDNISKFLLKLIGITENKYMLSNKSGKKKTLGFRSIVNLSMISETKIISDTESPVFNKIKTDETYCKSVFKFLLTTFDDINCEEIEKAEIRKAKIDSKIEYINNEIKKLTEEKFALQKQLEVASFEKIVDINEYSEEIEKIEKLIVEKRNDIIDKQNIQNKLNLQRNQLSLLLDKFKILNDQYKSDLERLSFLQTGDDCLNQIHINSCPICNSKIDDNVFNEEFSLEILDASQQEKAKINLHILELNKTIESTILEIDELESTNKTYEQEINKCKQDVEAFIVRELTPLRSVLKAYLEVVNLENKVKSIEERFVSKNEELINLSKAKKQKQLKIDYKSTIPSAILNDFSGEIFNTLTEWGYEDLENVTFDEMEQDIVINNQARKNNGKGFRAFFYAAFSVSLINYLIDRKLPFSRVLLLDSPVTTLKENDSKDATNKDDEMIDVSMQDSLFIALSKKSSDRQVIIFENKELPQQVEKCNHIEFTKGKSVGRYGFFPKNNSNVTISSNNL, encoded by the coding sequence ATGTATGGATTTTATATAAAGGAGCTTAGGATAACTGGACCGGGAAAGGAAGATGCAGTTCTCATCTTAGAAAAGGGGTTTAATGTAATTAATGGTCCTTCAAACACAGGGAAGTCTTACATCTTTAAATGTATTGACTACATGTTTGGAGCTGACATGTTAAGAGAAATTAAAGAAAGCAAAGGGTATGAAAATATTTTTTTAGAAATAAGAGATTTTAAAGATGATACTCCCATTACGATACTTAGATACATGAACAAGAAGTCTATATTGTATACTTTCTCTGATATTGGTAATTTTTATAATACAAAGCAACACAAATTAAAAGAAGATCATGATCCTAATGGTGACGATAATATTTCTAAGTTCCTTTTGAAGCTTATAGGGATAACAGAGAACAAATATATGCTAAGTAACAAGAGTGGGAAAAAGAAGACTTTAGGTTTTCGCTCAATAGTCAATCTATCGATGATTAGTGAGACTAAAATAATCTCTGATACAGAATCCCCTGTTTTTAACAAAATAAAAACAGATGAGACGTACTGCAAATCAGTATTTAAATTTTTATTGACTACTTTCGATGATATAAACTGCGAGGAAATTGAAAAAGCAGAGATTAGAAAGGCTAAAATCGATTCGAAAATTGAATATATCAATAATGAAATAAAAAAACTAACTGAAGAGAAATTCGCATTACAAAAACAATTAGAAGTAGCCTCCTTTGAAAAGATAGTAGATATTAACGAGTACTCCGAAGAAATTGAAAAAATTGAAAAATTAATTGTTGAAAAACGAAATGATATCATTGATAAACAAAACATACAGAATAAACTAAATTTGCAGCGAAACCAACTATCATTATTATTAGATAAATTTAAAATATTAAACGATCAGTATAAAAGCGATCTGGAAAGATTATCATTTCTGCAAACTGGTGATGATTGTCTAAATCAAATCCACATTAATTCTTGTCCTATTTGTAATAGTAAAATCGACGATAATGTGTTTAACGAAGAATTCTCCTTAGAAATTTTAGATGCCTCTCAGCAGGAGAAAGCTAAAATAAACTTGCATATTTTAGAACTTAACAAAACGATTGAGTCTACTATTTTAGAAATAGATGAACTCGAATCAACAAATAAAACATATGAGCAAGAAATAAATAAGTGCAAACAAGATGTTGAAGCGTTCATAGTAAGAGAACTGACTCCTTTAAGAAGCGTATTAAAAGCATACTTAGAGGTAGTAAATTTAGAAAACAAAGTGAAAAGTATTGAAGAGAGATTTGTGTCAAAGAACGAAGAGCTAATAAATTTATCCAAAGCGAAAAAACAAAAGCAACTTAAAATCGATTACAAGAGCACTATACCTTCAGCAATTCTAAATGACTTTTCTGGCGAGATATTTAATACGTTGACTGAATGGGGGTATGAAGATTTAGAGAATGTCACTTTTGATGAAATGGAACAGGATATTGTAATCAACAATCAAGCAAGAAAAAATAATGGTAAAGGTTTTAGGGCTTTCTTTTACGCCGCCTTCTCTGTATCATTGATAAATTATTTAATAGATCGAAAACTTCCGTTTTCTCGAGTGTTACTATTAGATTCTCCAGTTACAACACTAAAAGAAAATGATTCTAAAGATGCAACTAACAAAGACGATGAGATGATTGATGTATCCATGCAAGACTCATTGTTTATAGCGCTTTCTAAAAAAAGTAGCGATAGACAGGTAATTATTTTTGAAAATAAGGAGTTGCCTCAGCAAGTTGAGAAATGTAATCATATTGAATTTACAAAAGGTAAAAGTGTAGGGAGATATGGTTTCTTTCCGAAGAACAATAGTAATGTAACTATATCTTCGAATAATCTATAA